One genomic region from Lycorma delicatula isolate Av1 chromosome 9, ASM4794821v1, whole genome shotgun sequence encodes:
- the LOC142330310 gene encoding trypsin-like — protein sequence MLFYCFLSLIIFHDTALASSLIQRRIIKDDNNQKNGKLYGMINGKMTTINNYPYQAAFFNDNKLIGTAVIINEIWALTTARNVLSQTKHILNSGNLTSYNIRVGNNEPSAGDVYKINTYITHPNFTGYSNDDIALLYLERKIQTGRKVKIIKIADNLPKQLSDITVSGWGGKDSLSIQYLKLPLFYYNNCKMHYIKDEHFTSRSFCTAILNYGPCKVDRGGPAVYRSKLCGIFSEAKVCGSIAYPAIYTDVIQYKSWINSIIESLSEAKKKYMEH from the exons ATGTTATTCTACTGTTTTCTATCACTTATTATTTTTCACGATACag cTCTTGCATCATCATTAATTCAGAGAAGAATAATTAAAGATGACAATAatcaaaaaaatggaaaattgtatGGAATGATAAATGGAAAAATGACTACTATAAATAATTATCCTTATcag GCTGCCTTTTTTAACGACAACAAGTTAATCGGTACCGCcgttataattaatgaaatatgggCTTTAACCACTGCAAGAAATGTTTTATCACAAACTAAACACAT attaaatagCGGCAATTTAACGTCATATAATATAAGAGTGGGAAACAATGAACCTAGCGCAGGtgatgtatacaaaataaatacatatattacacaTCCTAATTTTACCGGCTACTCGAATGATGATATCGCTTTGTTGTATTTGGAAAGAAAAATTCAAACCGGAAGAAaagttaagattattaaaattgcGGATAATTTACCAAAACAACTTTCTGATATTACTGTTTCTGGGTGGGGCGGAaaa GATTCATTAAGCATTCAGTACTTGAagttaccattattttattacaataattgcaAAATGCATTATATTAAAGACGAACATTTTACATCAAGAAGTTTTTGTACAGCTATCTTAAATTATGGACCATGCaag GTGGACCGAGGAGGACCAGCAGTCTATAGAAGTAAATTATGTGGAATATTTTCAGAAGCAAAAGTATGTGGATCCATCGCTTATCCGGCCATATATACAGATGTTATCCAGTACAAGAGTTGGATTAATAGTATCATTGAAAGTCTAAGCGAAGCGAAAAAGAAATACATGGAGCATTAA